One Serinicoccus chungangensis genomic window carries:
- a CDS encoding DAK2 domain-containing protein, which produces MPGPALDLVTARRWAMTARLSLAAAREQVDALNVFPVADGDTGTNMFLTFDGALEHVRVQVELGEDTGGLRDGLHLIARGMLLAARGNSGVILAQLARGLADAVGPDVEAVGPEEVAAAFEQAARSAWDALAAPVEGTILTVARAAAQGAREAVRAGEGDVAEVVAAALRGAQDALARTPDQLAELRDAGVVDAGGAGLVLVVEALHTVLLDRPAGSDGEVPDWWSTGTVRPADTPSTPEAGGTVEVMFLLTGSDPERAGRLRSHLTRVGDSVAVAGGPHDYQVHVHLDDPAAALEAGGLAGVVSDVRHTSLTGDVAHAPAGDPACGGLSGAGRSGLPTGLQVVSCVLGDGVAELMGSAGAVLVPSGPRRRASAGQLLAAVRACEAEGVLVLPNDEDMVMVARAAAAEARREGLAVEVVPTRTLLEGVAALAVLDPDGRLEGVARAMREAAGAVHGGALTRADRGADTPVGPCLPGQWLGIVDHGIVAVEDALAPAAEAVLETLWHPGVELVTVLLGEGGDAQVRGALESRLARRVAGTDVELTVVDGGQPTYTVLIGVE; this is translated from the coding sequence GTGCCCGGACCAGCCCTCGACCTCGTGACCGCCCGCCGGTGGGCGATGACGGCGCGGCTGTCCCTGGCCGCGGCCCGCGAGCAGGTCGACGCGCTCAACGTCTTCCCCGTGGCCGACGGCGACACCGGCACCAACATGTTCCTCACCTTCGACGGTGCCCTGGAGCACGTCCGGGTGCAGGTCGAGCTGGGTGAGGACACCGGCGGGCTCCGCGACGGTCTGCACCTCATCGCCCGCGGCATGCTGCTGGCCGCGCGCGGCAACTCGGGGGTCATCCTGGCCCAGCTCGCCCGGGGGTTGGCGGACGCCGTCGGCCCCGACGTGGAGGCGGTCGGCCCCGAGGAGGTCGCCGCGGCCTTCGAGCAGGCGGCGCGCAGCGCCTGGGACGCGTTGGCGGCGCCGGTGGAGGGGACCATCCTCACCGTCGCCCGGGCCGCCGCCCAGGGCGCGCGCGAGGCGGTGCGCGCGGGGGAGGGCGACGTCGCCGAGGTGGTCGCGGCCGCGCTGCGGGGCGCCCAGGACGCGCTGGCCCGCACCCCTGACCAGCTGGCCGAGCTGCGCGACGCCGGGGTCGTCGACGCCGGCGGGGCCGGGCTGGTGCTCGTGGTCGAGGCCCTGCACACCGTGCTGCTCGACCGCCCGGCCGGCTCCGACGGCGAGGTGCCGGACTGGTGGTCGACCGGCACCGTTCGGCCCGCGGACACCCCCTCGACGCCCGAGGCCGGCGGCACCGTCGAGGTCATGTTCCTGCTGACCGGCAGCGACCCCGAGCGGGCCGGGAGGCTGCGCTCCCACCTCACCCGCGTGGGCGACTCCGTGGCCGTCGCCGGTGGGCCGCACGACTACCAGGTGCACGTCCACCTCGACGACCCTGCGGCCGCGCTCGAGGCCGGGGGGCTGGCCGGGGTCGTCAGCGACGTCCGGCACACCTCCCTCACCGGGGACGTGGCCCACGCCCCGGCCGGGGACCCCGCCTGCGGCGGCCTCTCCGGCGCGGGCCGGTCCGGGCTGCCCACCGGCCTGCAGGTCGTCAGCTGCGTGCTCGGCGACGGCGTGGCCGAGCTCATGGGCTCGGCCGGCGCGGTCCTCGTGCCCAGCGGTCCGCGGCGTCGCGCGTCGGCGGGCCAGCTCCTCGCCGCCGTGCGGGCCTGCGAGGCCGAGGGCGTGCTCGTGCTCCCCAACGACGAGGACATGGTCATGGTGGCGCGGGCCGCGGCCGCGGAGGCGCGGCGGGAGGGCCTCGCGGTCGAGGTGGTGCCCACCCGGACCCTCCTCGAGGGGGTGGCCGCCCTGGCCGTCCTGGACCCGGACGGACGCCTCGAGGGTGTCGCACGGGCGATGCGTGAGGCCGCCGGCGCCGTGCACGGCGGTGCGCTGACCCGGGCCGACCGGGGTGCCGACACCCCCGTCGGTCCGTGCCTGCCCGGCCAGTGGCTCGGGATCGTCGACCACGGCATCGTCGCCGTCGAGGACGCGCTGGCCCCGGCGGCCGAGGCCGTCCTCGAGACCCTCTGGCACCCCGGTGTCGAGCTGGTCACCGTCCTGCTCGGCGAGGGTGGTGACGCGCAGGTGCGCGGTGCGCTGGAGAGCCGGCTGGCCCGGCGCGTGGCCGGCACCGACGTCGAGCTCACCGTCGTGGACGGGGGCCAACCGACCTACACCGTGCTGATCGGGGTCGAGTGA
- the rpmB gene encoding 50S ribosomal protein L28: MAATCDVCGKGPSFGHSISHSHRRTKRRWNPNIQRVRTTMGGTSKRLNVCTSCLKAGKVTR, encoded by the coding sequence GTGGCTGCCACTTGCGACGTCTGCGGCAAGGGACCGAGCTTCGGTCACAGCATCTCGCACTCGCACCGCCGCACCAAGCGCCGTTGGAACCCCAACATCCAGCGCGTGCGCACCACCATGGGCGGCACGTCCAAGCGACTCAACGTCTGCACCTCCTGCCTGAAGGCGGGCAAGGTCACCCGCTGA
- a CDS encoding thiamine-phosphate kinase, producing MDASEDGGRVGPDGGPPTGPVLGDVGERGVLGEVFAALADQPDDGVHVGPGDDTAYLRVRRGAVLATTDTMVLGQDWRDDWSTPQDVGVKATTQNLADIASMGGVGTGLLVTLAAHPRLPLAWARGLAEGMAWAARRTGVPVVGGDLSAAPDGVVMVGVTALGELPEGVERPVLRDGARPGDVLAVSGPLGRSGAGLAQLLDGQREGPWVDYHRRPWTDLDQGPRAALAGATSMIDVSDGLVRDADRVARASGVRVDLRPDVVDALAADLDGLSPVPARTAVLGGGEEHVLLATFAPGAPPPGWVVLGDVAGPGADGAGVWLGPDRLDPARGGWDHYGG from the coding sequence GTGGACGCGAGCGAGGACGGTGGACGGGTGGGCCCGGACGGAGGCCCGCCGACCGGGCCGGTGCTCGGTGACGTGGGGGAGCGCGGCGTGCTGGGCGAGGTCTTCGCCGCCCTCGCCGACCAGCCGGACGACGGCGTGCACGTCGGGCCGGGCGACGACACGGCCTACCTGCGGGTGCGCCGGGGTGCGGTGCTGGCGACGACGGACACCATGGTGCTGGGCCAGGACTGGCGCGACGACTGGTCGACGCCGCAGGACGTGGGGGTCAAGGCCACCACCCAGAACCTCGCCGACATCGCGTCGATGGGGGGAGTGGGCACCGGCCTGCTCGTCACCCTCGCGGCGCACCCGCGGCTGCCGCTGGCGTGGGCGCGCGGCCTGGCCGAGGGTATGGCGTGGGCCGCGCGGCGCACCGGCGTGCCGGTCGTCGGGGGTGACCTCAGCGCGGCGCCGGACGGGGTGGTCATGGTCGGCGTCACCGCCCTGGGCGAGCTGCCGGAGGGGGTGGAGCGCCCGGTGCTGCGCGACGGCGCCCGTCCGGGCGACGTGCTCGCCGTCTCCGGGCCGTTGGGGCGCTCGGGCGCCGGGCTCGCGCAGCTGCTCGACGGACAGCGTGAGGGGCCCTGGGTGGACTACCACCGACGGCCCTGGACGGACCTCGACCAGGGACCGCGGGCCGCGCTCGCGGGGGCGACGTCGATGATCGACGTGTCCGACGGGCTGGTCCGCGACGCCGACCGCGTGGCCCGCGCCAGCGGTGTCCGGGTCGACCTCCGGCCCGACGTGGTGGACGCGCTCGCCGCCGACCTCGACGGGCTGAGCCCCGTCCCGGCCCGCACGGCCGTGCTCGGTGGCGGGGAGGAGCACGTGCTGCTCGCCACCTTCGCGCCCGGGGCGCCGCCGCCGGGGTGGGTCGTGCTCGGCGACGTGGCCGGGCCCGGCGCGGACGGGGCGGGGGTGTGGCTCGGTCCGGACCGGCTCGACCCGGCCCGGGGAGGCTGGGACCACTACGGGGGGTGA
- a CDS encoding Lrp/AsnC ligand binding domain-containing protein — translation MVKAYMLVQTEVGASAQVTRTLRGLTGVVSAEDVAGPYDVIAVVQAPTVAELGRGVIARVLEVPAITRTTTCTVVEL, via the coding sequence GTGGTCAAGGCATACATGCTCGTCCAGACCGAGGTCGGGGCCTCTGCGCAGGTCACCCGCACCCTCCGCGGCCTCACCGGGGTGGTGAGCGCGGAGGACGTCGCCGGGCCCTACGACGTCATCGCCGTCGTGCAGGCACCCACCGTCGCCGAGCTGGGGCGCGGGGTGATCGCCCGCGTCCTCGAGGTCCCCGCCATCACCCGCACGACGACGTGCACGGTCGTCGAGCTCTGA
- a CDS encoding DUF3515 family protein translates to MHGRRALRGLLPAAAVALALGGCADEAVRAVPFDAADSAPCQEVARHWPSTIGPYEARVTAVQSEGVAAWGDPPIVARCGKTPPGPTTDPCIDVNGVDWVATRLDDGGTMFTTYGREPALEVLVPADYDSHPLLLPPLGEAAEAVPQTLGECSSADG, encoded by the coding sequence GTGCACGGTCGTCGAGCTCTGAGGGGCCTGCTGCCCGCGGCCGCCGTCGCCCTCGCGCTCGGCGGGTGCGCGGACGAGGCCGTGCGCGCCGTGCCCTTCGACGCCGCCGACTCCGCGCCGTGCCAGGAGGTCGCCCGCCACTGGCCGAGCACGATCGGGCCCTACGAGGCCCGGGTCACCGCCGTGCAGTCCGAGGGCGTGGCCGCCTGGGGCGACCCGCCGATCGTCGCCCGGTGCGGCAAGACGCCCCCCGGGCCGACCACCGACCCGTGCATCGACGTCAACGGCGTCGACTGGGTGGCCACCCGGCTCGACGACGGGGGCACGATGTTCACGACCTACGGGCGCGAGCCGGCGCTGGAGGTGCTGGTGCCGGCGGACTACGACAGCCACCCCCTGCTGCTGCCGCCCCTGGGCGAGGCCGCCGAGGCGGTGCCGCAGACCCTCGGGGAGTGCTCCTCGGCGGACGGCTGA
- a CDS encoding D-alanine--D-alanine ligase family protein has translation MDTQTSPAPDRRRRVALVFGGRSDEHAISCATAASVLRALDRERYAVVPVGITREGHWVLVDDDPGALDIRDGRLPAVTDTGRRVIVPLGGVEHEWTWVDAAGEVHPLGEVDVVFPLLHGPFGEDGTIQGLLELADLPYVGCGVMASAAMMDKHVMKVLFASAGLPVGPYTLITDRQWQRDRAAALDAASALQFPVFVKPARAGSSVGVFKVERPEDLEVAVDKARDHDPKVLVEQGIEGREIECGVLGGRGSEPPRVSECGEIVVSGAHDFYDFEAKYLDEDSVQITAPADIPAPIRDEIHRIAALAFEVADAEGLSRVDCFVTPRGEVVLNEINTMPGFTPYSMYPQAWAASGLSYPELVDELITLALERPLGLR, from the coding sequence ATGGACACGCAGACCTCACCCGCCCCCGACCGCCGCCGCCGCGTCGCCCTGGTCTTCGGCGGCCGCTCCGACGAGCACGCCATCTCCTGCGCGACGGCCGCGAGCGTGCTCCGGGCGCTGGACCGGGAGCGGTATGCCGTGGTGCCGGTCGGCATCACCCGCGAGGGCCACTGGGTGCTCGTGGACGACGACCCGGGAGCCCTCGACATCCGTGACGGCCGGCTCCCGGCGGTGACCGACACCGGCCGGCGCGTCATCGTGCCGCTGGGTGGCGTGGAGCACGAGTGGACCTGGGTCGACGCCGCGGGGGAGGTGCACCCCCTCGGCGAGGTCGACGTCGTCTTCCCGCTGCTGCACGGGCCCTTCGGGGAGGACGGCACGATCCAGGGCCTGCTGGAGCTCGCCGACCTGCCCTACGTCGGGTGCGGGGTCATGGCGTCGGCGGCGATGATGGACAAGCACGTCATGAAGGTCCTCTTCGCCTCGGCCGGGCTGCCGGTGGGGCCCTACACCCTCATCACCGACCGGCAGTGGCAGCGGGACCGGGCCGCTGCGCTGGACGCCGCGTCGGCGCTGCAGTTCCCGGTCTTCGTCAAGCCGGCCCGGGCCGGGTCCTCCGTGGGCGTCTTCAAGGTGGAGCGCCCCGAGGACCTCGAGGTGGCCGTCGACAAGGCGCGTGACCACGACCCCAAGGTGCTCGTGGAGCAGGGGATCGAGGGCCGCGAGATCGAGTGCGGTGTGCTCGGGGGCCGCGGCTCGGAGCCGCCCCGGGTGAGCGAGTGCGGCGAGATCGTCGTCTCCGGTGCGCACGACTTCTACGACTTCGAGGCGAAGTACCTCGACGAGGACAGCGTGCAGATCACCGCGCCGGCCGACATACCGGCGCCGATCCGCGACGAGATCCACCGGATCGCCGCGCTCGCCTTCGAGGTCGCCGACGCGGAGGGGCTGTCCCGGGTGGACTGCTTCGTCACCCCGCGCGGCGAGGTGGTCCTCAACGAGATCAACACCATGCCCGGCTTCACGCCCTACTCGATGTACCCCCAGGCCTGGGCCGCCTCGGGCCTGAGCTACCCCGAGCTGGTCGACGAGCTCATCACCCTGGCGCTCGAGCGCCCGCTCGGCCTGCGCTGA
- a CDS encoding NAD(P)H-dependent glycerol-3-phosphate dehydrogenase: MTRAAIFGAGSWGTAFAQVLADAGAERVTLWARRPEVARQVREEHRNPDYLPDVELGPVVTATADPREAADGADLVVLAVPSQSLQDNLDAWGTHLPDGAPVVSLMKGIELGTGRRMSEVIVASGIDERRVVVVTGPNLSREIAARQPAASVVAGTDHATADRVAAAVMTPYFRPYTQTDVVGAELGGAVKNVIALAVGMAEGLGYGDNTKSSLITRGLAETARLGQALGADPATLMGLAGVGDLIATCMSPLSRNHRVGVALGQGRTVAEILAVPHQTAEGVKSCRSVVELGARHGVEMPICQGVSAVVDGVVTPERLTGELMTRARKHERH, translated from the coding sequence GTGACGCGGGCCGCCATCTTCGGTGCCGGGAGCTGGGGCACGGCCTTCGCCCAGGTCCTGGCGGACGCCGGCGCCGAGCGGGTGACCCTCTGGGCGCGCCGCCCCGAGGTGGCCCGGCAGGTGCGCGAGGAGCACCGCAACCCCGACTACCTCCCGGACGTGGAGCTCGGGCCCGTCGTCACCGCCACCGCCGACCCGCGGGAGGCGGCGGACGGCGCCGACCTGGTCGTCCTCGCGGTCCCCAGCCAGAGCCTGCAGGACAACCTCGACGCCTGGGGGACGCACCTGCCGGACGGGGCACCGGTCGTCTCGTTGATGAAGGGCATCGAGCTCGGCACCGGTCGCCGGATGAGCGAGGTCATCGTGGCCAGCGGCATCGACGAGCGCCGCGTCGTCGTCGTCACGGGGCCCAACCTCAGCCGGGAGATCGCCGCCCGGCAGCCGGCGGCCAGCGTCGTCGCCGGGACCGACCACGCGACGGCCGACCGGGTCGCCGCCGCGGTGATGACGCCCTACTTCCGGCCCTACACCCAGACCGACGTCGTGGGCGCCGAGCTCGGTGGTGCCGTGAAGAACGTCATCGCCCTCGCCGTCGGCATGGCCGAGGGGCTGGGGTACGGCGACAACACCAAGTCCAGCCTCATCACCCGCGGCCTCGCCGAGACCGCCCGCCTGGGGCAGGCGCTGGGCGCGGACCCGGCGACGCTCATGGGGCTGGCCGGGGTCGGCGACCTCATCGCCACGTGCATGTCCCCGCTCTCGCGCAACCACCGGGTGGGCGTGGCCCTCGGGCAGGGCCGCACCGTGGCCGAGATCCTCGCCGTGCCGCACCAGACGGCCGAGGGCGTCAAGTCCTGCCGCAGCGTGGTCGAGCTCGGCGCCCGGCACGGGGTGGAGATGCCGATCTGCCAGGGCGTCAGCGCCGTGGTCGACGGGGTGGTCACCCCGGAGCGGCTGACCGGCGAGCTCATGACCCGCGCGCGCAAGCACGAGCGTCACTGA
- a CDS encoding HU family DNA-binding protein: MNKADLIEALAPRLGGRAAATAAVEALVDVVLREVASGGSVAITGFGTFERVQRAARTGRNPRTGDRVPIARTTSPRFRPGTYFKEVVADPAGLPAEGSAGIRGAVADAGTGRSGAPASVRRPAGADARGGRAIRSSAQGGRAQKRATSGTPSSVRKEAPSDAAPVESETGPSAPGGAGVVFAGGEDITAGMISAKKAELARVKNDQVATKAKKASSKTTTQGGKGKKKKGKKDKDKKGGKGKGKG; this comes from the coding sequence ATGAACAAGGCAGACCTGATCGAGGCCCTCGCGCCACGGCTGGGCGGCCGGGCCGCCGCCACGGCGGCCGTGGAGGCGCTGGTCGACGTCGTGCTGCGCGAGGTCGCCTCCGGGGGCTCGGTGGCGATCACCGGTTTCGGCACGTTCGAGCGGGTGCAGCGGGCCGCACGGACCGGGCGCAACCCGCGGACCGGCGACCGCGTTCCCATCGCACGCACCACGAGCCCGCGGTTCCGACCTGGGACCTACTTCAAGGAGGTCGTCGCCGACCCCGCGGGGCTGCCGGCGGAGGGCTCCGCCGGGATCCGGGGCGCCGTGGCCGACGCCGGGACCGGCCGCTCGGGGGCACCGGCCAGCGTGCGTCGCCCGGCGGGGGCGGACGCGCGGGGCGGGCGGGCAATCCGGTCGTCCGCGCAGGGGGGACGCGCGCAGAAGCGGGCCACCTCGGGTACCCCCTCGAGCGTGCGCAAGGAGGCACCCAGCGATGCGGCTCCCGTCGAGTCCGAGACCGGACCGTCGGCGCCGGGCGGCGCCGGCGTGGTCTTCGCCGGAGGCGAGGACATCACCGCCGGGATGATCTCGGCCAAGAAGGCCGAGCTGGCCCGGGTGAAGAACGACCAGGTCGCCACGAAGGCGAAGAAGGCGTCCTCGAAGACCACGACCCAGGGCGGCAAGGGGAAGAAGAAGAAGGGCAAGAAGGACAAGGACAAGAAGGGCGGCAAGGGCAAGGGCAAGGGCTGA
- the gltX gene encoding glutamate--tRNA ligase: MTTHSAPVSATEHDDVTGPDVRVRFCPSPTGTPHVGLARTALFNWAYARHHGGTLVFRIEDTDASRDSQESMQQIVDALAWLGLDYDEGPGVGGPYGPYRQSERADLHADVARRLLEAGLAYESFSTPEEVEARHRAAGRDPKLGYDNHDRDLTAEQKQAYRDEGREPVLRLRMPDEDLAFTDLVRGEVTFGAGSVPDFVIVRGNGQPLYTLVNPVDDALMRITHVIRGEDLLSSTPRQIALYRALIEIGVAQRVPTFAHLPLVLGEGSKKLSKRDPQSDLFLHRERGFVREGMINYLALLGWSIGPDRDIFDPEHLVQAFDVADVNPNPARWDQKKAESINGDHLRRLSLPEFTSRLLPVLREAGVLGEQSDMGELARLEAVADLIQTRIQVLSEAVPMVRPFFVRGADLEIAEDARGQLKDDAPAVLDAAVAALEPISGAAPEPLGGGVEWTHDRIEAALREALVDGLGLKPRFAFGPLRTAVSGQRISPPLFESMEILGREETLDRLRRLRASL; encoded by the coding sequence ATGACGACGCACTCCGCACCTGTCTCCGCCACCGAGCACGACGACGTCACCGGCCCCGACGTCCGCGTGCGCTTCTGCCCCAGCCCGACCGGGACGCCGCACGTCGGACTGGCGCGCACCGCGCTCTTCAACTGGGCCTACGCCCGCCACCACGGCGGCACGCTCGTCTTCCGGATCGAGGACACCGACGCCTCCCGCGACTCGCAGGAGTCGATGCAGCAGATCGTGGACGCGCTGGCGTGGCTCGGGCTGGACTACGACGAGGGCCCCGGCGTCGGTGGACCCTACGGTCCCTACCGGCAGAGCGAGCGCGCCGACCTGCACGCCGACGTGGCGCGCAGGCTGCTCGAGGCAGGCCTGGCCTACGAGTCGTTCAGCACCCCCGAGGAGGTCGAGGCGCGGCACCGGGCCGCGGGCCGCGACCCCAAGCTCGGCTACGACAACCACGACCGGGACCTCACCGCGGAGCAGAAGCAGGCCTACCGCGACGAGGGCCGCGAGCCGGTGCTGCGGCTGCGGATGCCTGACGAGGACCTCGCCTTCACCGACCTGGTCCGTGGCGAGGTGACCTTCGGGGCGGGATCGGTGCCCGACTTCGTCATCGTCCGCGGCAACGGCCAGCCGCTCTACACGCTGGTCAACCCGGTCGACGACGCCCTCATGCGGATCACCCACGTCATCCGCGGTGAGGACCTGCTGTCCTCGACGCCGCGGCAGATCGCGCTCTACCGCGCGCTCATCGAGATCGGGGTCGCGCAGCGGGTCCCGACCTTCGCCCACCTGCCGCTCGTGCTGGGGGAGGGCAGCAAGAAGCTGTCCAAGCGGGACCCGCAGTCCGACCTCTTCCTGCACCGCGAGCGGGGCTTCGTGCGGGAGGGGATGATCAACTACCTCGCGCTGCTGGGCTGGTCCATCGGCCCGGACCGCGACATCTTCGACCCCGAGCACCTCGTGCAGGCCTTCGACGTCGCCGACGTCAACCCCAACCCGGCGCGGTGGGACCAGAAGAAGGCCGAGTCCATCAACGGCGACCACCTGCGCCGGCTGTCCCTGCCGGAGTTCACCTCCCGGCTGCTGCCCGTCCTGCGCGAGGCCGGTGTCCTGGGCGAGCAGAGCGACATGGGTGAGCTCGCCCGGCTGGAGGCGGTCGCCGACCTCATCCAGACCCGCATCCAGGTGCTCTCCGAGGCCGTCCCGATGGTGCGCCCGTTCTTCGTCCGCGGCGCCGACCTCGAGATCGCCGAGGACGCCCGTGGGCAGCTCAAGGACGACGCTCCCGCGGTGCTGGACGCGGCCGTGGCGGCGCTCGAGCCGATCTCCGGCGCGGCCCCGGAGCCGCTCGGCGGCGGTGTGGAGTGGACCCACGACCGGATCGAGGCGGCGCTGCGCGAGGCGCTGGTCGACGGGTTGGGCCTCAAGCCCCGCTTCGCCTTCGGGCCGCTGCGGACCGCCGTCTCGGGGCAGCGCATCAGCCCGCCGCTGTTCGAGTCGATGGAGATCCTCGGCCGGGAGGAGACCCTGGACCGGCTGCGGCGGCTGCGGGCCTCGCTCTGA
- a CDS encoding DUF2017 family protein, with translation MARAFRRRGERLVASFDADEIAVVVHVLRLTRDFVAPERPETGDPFLDLVAGLGDEVDPTEPSDPALRRLLPPASRDDDEQAAEFRRLTEHGLRQRKASTLATAIAALEGASPPRLELDLDQGRALAIALTDARLILGERLGLRTDEDSERLHHELEAALAGETDLDPALAQKMAYYDFLSWMQESVTTALMGR, from the coding sequence ATGGCGCGCGCGTTCCGCCGCCGGGGTGAGCGGCTGGTCGCCTCCTTCGACGCCGACGAGATCGCCGTCGTCGTCCACGTCCTGAGGCTGACCCGGGACTTCGTGGCCCCGGAGCGCCCGGAGACCGGCGACCCCTTCCTCGACCTCGTCGCCGGGCTGGGGGACGAGGTGGACCCCACCGAGCCGAGCGACCCGGCGCTGCGCCGGCTGCTGCCGCCGGCCTCCCGCGACGACGACGAGCAAGCGGCCGAGTTCCGGCGCCTCACCGAGCACGGGCTGCGTCAGCGCAAGGCCAGCACCCTCGCCACGGCCATCGCCGCCCTCGAGGGCGCATCACCCCCGCGCCTGGAGCTCGACCTCGACCAGGGGCGGGCCCTCGCGATCGCCCTCACCGACGCGCGGCTCATCCTCGGGGAGCGGCTCGGGCTGCGCACCGACGAGGACTCCGAGCGCCTGCACCACGAGCTCGAGGCGGCCCTGGCGGGGGAGACCGACCTGGACCCGGCGCTGGCGCAGAAGATGGCCTACTACGACTTCCTCTCCTGGATGCAGGAGTCGGTGACGACCGCGCTGATGGGGCGCTGA
- the clpS gene encoding ATP-dependent Clp protease adapter ClpS encodes MPIDTPSPPAPPDGPTTTPQEQGGVAVLDRPESASPWVTLVWNDPVNLMSYVTWVFQTHFGYSRSKAEKLMMDVHTVGRAVVSTGTREKMEADTEAMHGYGLWATFQKDD; translated from the coding sequence GTGCCGATCGACACCCCCAGCCCACCGGCCCCGCCGGACGGCCCGACGACCACCCCGCAGGAGCAGGGGGGCGTCGCCGTCCTGGACCGCCCGGAGTCCGCCAGCCCGTGGGTGACCCTGGTGTGGAACGACCCGGTCAACCTCATGAGCTACGTCACCTGGGTGTTCCAGACCCACTTCGGCTACAGCCGCAGCAAGGCGGAGAAGCTCATGATGGACGTGCACACCGTCGGCCGCGCGGTCGTCTCGACCGGTACGCGGGAGAAGATGGAGGCCGACACCGAGGCCATGCACGGCTACGGCCTGTGGGCCACCTTCCAGAAGGACGACTGA
- a CDS encoding nicotinate phosphoribosyltransferase produces the protein MIQAALASGHAERRCVFEAFARRLPEGRRYGVVAGTGRALEALRDFRFGEEEIAFLADRQVVDRRTLDWLADFRFRGDVWGYAEGEVYFPGSPLLVVESGFAEGVVLETLFLSVLNHDSAVASAASRMTAVAHGRPCIEMGSRRTHEESAVAAARAAYLAGFASTSNLEAGRRHGIPTMGTAAHSYTLLHDDERQAFANQLASLGLSTTLLVDTYDVTGAVELAVELAGSELGGVRLDSGDLVSQAFEVRSQLDRLGAPDTRIVVTSDLDEHAIAALQAAPVDAYGVGTKVVTGSGHPAAGMVYKLVSRESGAGRMEGVAKASKDKASVGGRKYALRRRSPAGEATEEIIGINERPQDDGDDRALMVPLVEHGEVVARTDVEAAREHHERARAELPQRALRLSLGDPALATTYLDDWS, from the coding sequence ATGATCCAGGCCGCGCTCGCCAGCGGTCACGCCGAGCGGCGCTGCGTCTTCGAGGCGTTCGCCCGGCGGCTCCCCGAGGGGCGGCGCTACGGCGTCGTCGCCGGCACCGGCCGAGCGCTGGAGGCGCTGCGCGACTTCCGCTTCGGCGAGGAGGAGATCGCCTTCCTCGCCGACCGGCAGGTCGTCGACCGCCGCACCCTGGACTGGCTCGCCGACTTCCGCTTCCGCGGCGACGTCTGGGGGTATGCCGAGGGCGAGGTCTACTTCCCCGGGTCGCCCTTGCTCGTGGTCGAGTCCGGCTTCGCCGAGGGGGTGGTGCTGGAGACGCTCTTCCTGTCGGTCCTCAACCACGACTCGGCCGTCGCGTCGGCGGCGTCCCGGATGACGGCGGTGGCGCACGGCCGCCCGTGCATCGAGATGGGCAGCCGGCGCACGCACGAGGAGTCGGCGGTCGCGGCGGCGCGCGCGGCATACCTCGCGGGGTTCGCCTCCACCTCCAACCTCGAGGCGGGCCGGCGGCACGGCATCCCGACGATGGGGACGGCCGCCCACTCCTACACGCTGCTGCACGACGACGAGCGCCAGGCCTTCGCCAACCAGCTCGCGAGCCTGGGGCTGTCCACCACCCTGCTGGTCGACACCTACGACGTGACCGGCGCCGTCGAGCTGGCGGTCGAGCTGGCCGGGAGCGAGCTCGGCGGGGTGCGGCTGGACTCCGGCGACCTGGTGAGCCAGGCCTTCGAGGTGCGCAGCCAGCTCGACCGGCTCGGCGCGCCGGACACCCGCATCGTCGTGACCTCCGACCTGGACGAGCACGCCATCGCCGCGCTGCAGGCGGCGCCCGTGGACGCCTACGGCGTGGGCACGAAGGTGGTGACCGGCTCGGGCCACCCGGCCGCGGGGATGGTCTACAAGCTGGTCAGCCGGGAGAGCGGCGCCGGGCGGATGGAGGGCGTGGCCAAGGCGAGCAAGGACAAGGCGAGCGTGGGCGGGCGCAAGTACGCGTTGCGCCGCCGGTCCCCCGCCGGCGAGGCCACGGAGGAGATCATCGGCATCAACGAGCGTCCGCAGGACGACGGCGACGACCGTGCCCTGATGGTGCCGCTCGTCGAGCACGGGGAGGTGGTCGCCCGCACCGACGTCGAGGCCGCCCGGGAGCACCACGAGCGGGCCCGCGCCGAGCTGCCGCAGCGGGCGCTGCGGCTCTCCCTCGGCGACCCGGCGCTGGCGACGACGTACCTCGACGACTGGAGCTGA